The proteins below come from a single Serpentinimonas raichei genomic window:
- the msrB gene encoding peptide-methionine (R)-S-oxide reductase MsrB, with product MEFAIHKTPEQWRELLAAKGAEPLAYAVLRQAATERPFSGRYEAHWASGRYHCMGCGQPLFDSETKFDAGCGWPSFSLALPGAITERHDRSHGMLRIETLCSQCGAHLGHVFPDGPTPTGLRYCMNSAALDWQTPSD from the coding sequence ATGGAATTTGCTATCCACAAAACCCCTGAACAGTGGCGCGAGCTGCTGGCCGCCAAAGGGGCCGAGCCCTTGGCCTATGCCGTGCTGCGCCAGGCCGCCACCGAGCGCCCTTTTAGCGGCCGCTACGAGGCGCATTGGGCCAGTGGCCGCTACCACTGCATGGGCTGCGGCCAGCCCTTGTTCGACAGCGAAACCAAGTTCGACGCCGGCTGCGGCTGGCCCAGCTTCAGCCTGGCCCTGCCGGGCGCCATCACCGAGCGCCACGACCGCAGCCACGGCATGCTGCGCATCGAAACCCTGTGCAGCCAGTGCGGCGCGCACCTGGGCCACGTCTTCCCCGACGGCCCGACCCCTACGGGTCTGCGCTACTGCATGAACTCGGCCGCGCTCGACTGGCAAACTCCATCTGACTAG
- a CDS encoding BolA family protein produces the protein MQQAPSPHPHPATAEALHATLQQCFAPKLLEVLDESAAHAGHAGANAHGFGSHFRVRIASERFQGLSRVAAHRLVYDALRPYIDAGLHALAIEIRR, from the coding sequence ATGCAACAAGCCCCCTCCCCCCACCCCCATCCCGCCACCGCCGAGGCCCTGCACGCCACCTTGCAGCAGTGCTTCGCACCCAAGCTGCTGGAAGTGCTCGACGAGAGCGCCGCCCACGCCGGCCATGCCGGAGCCAACGCGCACGGCTTTGGCAGCCACTTCCGGGTCCGCATTGCCTCCGAGCGCTTCCAGGGCCTGAGCCGCGTGGCTGCGCACCGGCTTGTGTATGATGCGCTTCGTCCCTATATAGACGCTGGCCTGCACGCGCTGGCGATCGAAATCCGGCGCTAG
- a CDS encoding peptidylprolyl isomerase has product MKLLLTAVALAATLALPAYAQNLAVVNGKPVPTARLNTLVQQAERGGRPVDDAMRAQLREEAIMREIFAQEAERRGLRASPEFRAQVQLASQTILIRELFADFQRKNPVTDAQVQAEYEKFAAANQGQEFRVRHILVETEAEATALLAQIRAGGNFEELARTRSRDPGSAPQGGDLDWAGADVFVPEFSQAMVKLGKGQLSPEPVRSQFGWHIIRVDDVRRAQLPPLEQLRPQIEQNLMQQRLMAFQEELRGRARIR; this is encoded by the coding sequence ATGAAACTCCTACTCACCGCCGTGGCCCTCGCTGCCACCCTCGCCCTGCCCGCCTATGCGCAAAACCTGGCTGTTGTCAACGGCAAGCCAGTACCCACGGCGCGCCTCAACACGCTGGTGCAACAAGCCGAGCGCGGCGGCCGCCCCGTCGATGACGCCATGCGCGCCCAGTTGCGCGAAGAAGCCATCATGCGCGAGATTTTTGCGCAAGAGGCCGAACGCCGTGGCCTGCGCGCCAGCCCCGAGTTCCGCGCCCAAGTCCAACTGGCCTCGCAAACCATCCTCATCCGCGAGCTGTTCGCCGACTTCCAGCGCAAAAACCCGGTCACCGATGCCCAAGTGCAAGCCGAATACGAAAAATTCGCCGCTGCCAACCAAGGTCAAGAATTCCGCGTGCGCCACATCCTGGTCGAGACCGAGGCCGAAGCCACCGCCCTGCTGGCCCAGATCCGCGCCGGTGGCAACTTCGAGGAACTGGCGCGCACCCGCTCGCGCGACCCCGGCTCCGCCCCCCAAGGCGGCGACCTCGACTGGGCCGGCGCCGACGTGTTCGTGCCCGAGTTCTCGCAAGCCATGGTCAAGCTCGGCAAAGGCCAACTCAGCCCCGAGCCGGTGCGCAGCCAATTTGGCTGGCACATCATTCGCGTCGATGACGTGCGCCGCGCCCAACTGCCACCGCTGGAACAGTTGCGCCCGCAGATCGAGCAAAACCTGATGCAGCAGCGCCTGATGGCGTTCCAAGAAGAACTGCGCGGCCGGGCGCGGATACGCTGA
- the tadA gene encoding tRNA adenosine(34) deaminase TadA translates to MQPSDDAYFMGLALEQARLGAAAGEVPVGAVLVQRGPEQGVATARVLAVAHNRPIGLHDPSAHAEMLVLRQAAQALQNYRLDGCELYVTLEPCPMCAQAALHSRVRRVVYGAREPKSGAAGSVLDLFAYPALNHQTEVQGGVRAQECAALLEDFFALRRLAAKRVHTPLRPDALRTPAAAFESLWQVFPHWQMHSRMWHDWPELEGLRLHALDIAAEPQAAPTTPSASASATLLLHGPDGWWPQWASWLEQQRRSKGQRWLVPDLIGFGQSDKPKQAAWHSLERHVAILLALCDAVGMQRLQLVHAPGQAQLAQALQQRAGPRLLDLAECSPPPSPQWPAGAWADLPYPDAGHRAAQRAWRARGWC, encoded by the coding sequence ATGCAACCCAGCGACGACGCATACTTCATGGGGCTGGCGCTGGAGCAGGCCCGGCTGGGGGCCGCAGCGGGCGAGGTGCCAGTGGGGGCGGTGCTGGTGCAGCGTGGGCCAGAGCAGGGCGTTGCGACGGCGCGCGTGCTGGCGGTGGCGCACAACCGGCCCATCGGCCTGCACGACCCGAGCGCACACGCCGAAATGCTGGTGCTGCGCCAGGCGGCGCAGGCGCTGCAAAACTACCGCCTCGACGGCTGCGAGCTTTACGTCACCCTAGAGCCCTGCCCGATGTGCGCCCAGGCCGCCTTGCACAGCCGTGTGCGGCGCGTGGTCTATGGGGCGCGCGAGCCCAAGAGCGGGGCCGCCGGGTCGGTGCTGGATTTGTTTGCCTACCCGGCGCTGAATCACCAAACCGAGGTTCAAGGCGGGGTGCGGGCACAGGAGTGCGCGGCCTTGCTGGAGGATTTTTTCGCCCTGCGCCGCCTAGCGGCCAAGCGCGTCCACACGCCCTTGCGGCCCGACGCCCTGCGCACCCCGGCGGCGGCTTTTGAGTCCTTGTGGCAGGTGTTCCCGCACTGGCAGATGCACAGCCGGATGTGGCACGATTGGCCCGAACTGGAGGGCTTGCGCCTGCACGCGTTGGATATTGCTGCAGAGCCGCAAGCCGCCCCTACAACCCCATCCGCATCCGCATCCGCGACGTTACTGCTGCACGGCCCCGATGGCTGGTGGCCGCAGTGGGCGAGCTGGCTGGAGCAGCAGCGCCGCAGCAAGGGCCAGCGCTGGCTGGTGCCGGACTTGATCGGTTTTGGCCAGAGCGACAAACCCAAGCAAGCCGCTTGGCACAGCTTGGAGCGCCACGTCGCCATTTTGCTGGCGCTGTGCGATGCCGTGGGCATGCAGCGCCTGCAGCTCGTCCATGCCCCGGGGCAGGCGCAACTGGCGCAGGCGCTGCAGCAGCGCGCCGGGCCGCGGCTGCTGGATTTGGCCGAATGCAGCCCGCCGCCGAGTCCGCAGTGGCCAGCGGGCGCTTGGGCTGATCTGCCGTATCCCGACGCTGGGCACCGGGCAGCGCAGCGGGCTTGGCGCGCGCGGGGTTGGTGCTGA
- a CDS encoding aquaporin codes for MSAQAMPEPLQPALAQRLLAEFVGTLLLVCTVVGSGIMAQHLADGNVALMLLANTVATVFILFVLIQTLGPISGAHFNPVVTAVFGAANGLPWSARLGYVGAQLAGALAGVVLANLMFGHAPLELAQQVRSGPPLWLAEVLATAGLVFVIGRSCARTAPALVAAYIGAAMWFTASTSLANPAATFGRMFSDSFAGVAPASFPALVAAQVAGGLLGALLLQALRMPTPTPKPASVAQALSEQSGP; via the coding sequence ATGAGCGCGCAAGCTATGCCAGAGCCGCTGCAGCCCGCTCTGGCGCAGCGCCTGCTGGCCGAATTCGTGGGCACGCTGCTGCTGGTGTGCACCGTGGTGGGCTCGGGCATCATGGCGCAGCACCTGGCCGATGGCAACGTGGCGCTGATGCTGCTGGCCAACACCGTGGCCACGGTGTTCATCCTGTTCGTGCTGATTCAAACCCTGGGGCCGATCAGCGGCGCGCATTTCAACCCGGTGGTGACAGCCGTGTTCGGTGCCGCCAACGGCCTGCCTTGGAGCGCGCGCTTGGGCTACGTGGGGGCGCAACTGGCCGGGGCGCTGGCGGGGGTGGTGCTGGCGAATCTGATGTTTGGGCACGCGCCGCTGGAACTGGCGCAGCAGGTGCGCAGCGGGCCGCCGCTGTGGCTGGCCGAGGTGCTGGCCACGGCCGGGCTGGTGTTTGTGATCGGGCGCAGTTGCGCGCGCACGGCCCCGGCGCTGGTGGCGGCCTACATCGGGGCGGCGATGTGGTTCACGGCCTCGACTTCATTGGCCAATCCGGCGGCTACCTTTGGGCGCATGTTCAGCGACAGCTTTGCCGGGGTGGCGCCGGCCTCATTCCCGGCCTTGGTGGCGGCGCAGGTGGCTGGGGGGCTGCTGGGGGCGCTGTTGCTGCAGGCGCTGCGCATGCCCACACCCACACCCAAGCCAGCTTCGGTGGCGCAAGCCTTGAGCGAGCAATCAGGCCCCTGA
- a CDS encoding arsenate reductase ArsC, protein MIDPRPIRVLFLCTHNSARSILAEACLNHLGQGRWQAFSAGSSPRPGQQPHALALATLQEAGMATAGLRSKNWDEFAGPDAPPMDLIVTVCDNAAGEVCPIWPGHPATAHWGYADPSEVAGEQSPEQRLQRFRSTLQAIRSRLEVLLAASADLAACGITEPESDGQRLAQIARRLAQA, encoded by the coding sequence ATGATTGATCCCCGCCCCATTCGGGTGCTGTTTTTGTGTACCCACAACTCGGCGCGCAGCATCTTGGCCGAAGCCTGTTTGAACCACTTGGGGCAGGGGCGCTGGCAGGCTTTTTCGGCCGGCAGCAGCCCGCGGCCGGGGCAGCAGCCTCACGCGCTGGCGCTGGCCACCTTGCAAGAGGCCGGCATGGCCACAGCGGGTTTGCGCAGCAAAAACTGGGATGAATTTGCCGGCCCGGATGCGCCGCCGATGGACCTGATCGTCACCGTGTGCGACAACGCCGCGGGCGAGGTCTGCCCGATCTGGCCCGGACACCCGGCCACGGCGCATTGGGGCTATGCGGATCCCTCCGAAGTGGCAGGTGAACAAAGCCCAGAGCAGCGCCTGCAGCGTTTTCGCAGCACCCTGCAAGCCATACGCAGCCGCCTTGAAGTTTTGCTTGCTGCCAGCGCCGACCTTGCGGCCTGCGGGATCACCGAACCCGAATCGGACGGCCAGCGGCTGGCGCAAATTGCGCGTCGGCTGGCCCAAGCATGA
- a CDS encoding ArsR/SmtB family transcription factor, producing the protein MEDSQAASCFAALAHPVRLRVFRALVVAGAGGLTPGALAQNLVLPAATLSFHLKELMHTGLVLAQRSGRHIHYRAALERMNALLAYLSENCCQGQSCLSPPSLFCNLLEPQHD; encoded by the coding sequence ATGGAAGACTCCCAAGCCGCCTCCTGTTTTGCCGCCCTGGCGCACCCGGTGCGTTTGCGCGTCTTTCGTGCCTTGGTGGTGGCGGGTGCGGGTGGTCTGACACCCGGCGCGCTGGCGCAAAACTTGGTGTTGCCGGCGGCCACGCTCTCGTTTCACCTCAAGGAACTGATGCACACCGGGCTGGTGCTGGCGCAGCGCAGCGGGCGCCACATCCACTACCGGGCCGCGCTGGAGCGCATGAATGCGCTGCTGGCCTACTTGAGCGAAAACTGCTGCCAAGGGCAGAGCTGCCTGAGTCCCCCATCCCTGTTTTGCAATCTGCTGGAGCCTCAACATGATTGA
- the purH gene encoding bifunctional phosphoribosylaminoimidazolecarboxamide formyltransferase/IMP cyclohydrolase — MKALLSVSDKTGLLELARGLHALGVQLISTGGTARLLAQDGLPVTEVAELTGFPEMLDGRVKTLHPAVHGGLLARRERPEHMLALQTQGIAPIDILVVNLYPFEATVAQPGCTLDEAIENIDIGGPAMVRSAAKNWRDVAVLTDASQYPLLLAELQDGGVSERTRLQFAITAFNRISHYDGAISDYLSALDLSAGVPAGYSTPPRLLFPGQSNGRFVKLQDLRYGENPHQQAAYYRDLEPAPGALVTGTQLQGKELSYNNIADADAAWECVKGFEVPACVIVKHANPCGVALGSTAQQAYEKAFQTDPTSAFGGIIAFNRPLDGAAALAVSKQFVEVLLAPDFTPEALAVFKSKANVRLLKIALPTLPQVGASDWARGRNAIDIKRVGSGLLLQTADNFELQRTDLKVVTALQPTPAQLDDLLFAWKVAKYVKSNAIVFCHDGMTLGVGAGQMSRLDSARIAGIKAAHAGLSLHGSAVASDAFFPFRDGLDVVAEAGASCIIQPGGSVRDQEVIDAANERGLAMVFTGVRHFRH; from the coding sequence ATGAAAGCCCTGCTCTCGGTCTCCGACAAAACCGGTCTGCTCGAACTCGCGCGCGGCCTGCACGCACTGGGTGTGCAACTCATTTCAACCGGCGGCACGGCGCGCCTGCTGGCGCAAGACGGCCTGCCCGTGACCGAGGTGGCCGAGCTCACCGGTTTCCCTGAAATGCTCGACGGCCGCGTCAAAACCCTGCACCCGGCGGTGCACGGCGGCCTGCTGGCGCGGCGCGAGCGGCCCGAGCACATGCTGGCGCTGCAAACGCAAGGCATCGCCCCCATCGACATTTTGGTGGTCAACCTCTATCCTTTCGAGGCCACGGTGGCGCAACCCGGCTGCACGCTCGATGAGGCGATTGAAAACATCGACATCGGCGGCCCAGCGATGGTGCGCTCGGCGGCCAAGAACTGGCGCGACGTGGCGGTGCTCACCGACGCCAGCCAGTACCCGCTGCTGCTGGCCGAGCTGCAAGACGGGGGCGTGAGCGAGCGCACCCGCCTACAGTTCGCCATAACGGCTTTCAACCGCATCAGCCATTATGATGGCGCCATCAGCGACTATCTGTCGGCATTGGACCTATCTGCGGGTGTGCCTGCGGGTTACTCGACGCCGCCGCGCTTGCTCTTTCCGGGCCAGAGCAACGGCCGCTTCGTCAAGCTGCAAGATTTGCGCTACGGCGAGAACCCGCACCAGCAGGCGGCCTACTACCGCGACCTAGAGCCCGCGCCGGGTGCGCTGGTGACGGGCACGCAGTTGCAGGGCAAGGAGTTGTCGTACAACAACATCGCCGATGCCGACGCGGCCTGGGAGTGCGTCAAGGGTTTCGAGGTGCCGGCCTGCGTGATCGTCAAGCACGCCAATCCGTGCGGGGTGGCGCTGGGCTCAACTGCGCAGCAGGCCTACGAAAAGGCGTTTCAGACCGACCCGACCAGCGCCTTTGGCGGCATCATCGCCTTCAACCGGCCGCTCGACGGCGCGGCGGCGCTGGCGGTGTCGAAACAGTTTGTCGAGGTCTTGCTGGCGCCCGATTTCACGCCCGAGGCGCTGGCGGTGTTCAAGTCCAAGGCCAATGTGCGGCTGCTCAAAATCGCGCTGCCCACCCTGCCCCAAGTCGGTGCCTCCGACTGGGCGCGCGGCCGCAATGCGATCGACATCAAGCGCGTGGGCTCGGGCCTGCTGCTGCAGACGGCGGACAATTTCGAGCTGCAGCGCACGGACTTGAAAGTGGTGACAGCGCTGCAACCCACACCGGCGCAGCTCGACGACTTGCTGTTTGCCTGGAAGGTGGCCAAATACGTGAAGTCCAACGCGATCGTCTTTTGCCACGACGGCATGACGCTGGGGGTGGGCGCAGGGCAGATGAGCCGGCTCGATTCGGCGCGCATCGCCGGCATCAAGGCGGCTCACGCGGGCTTGTCGCTGCACGGCTCGGCGGTGGCCAGCGATGCGTTTTTCCCGTTTCGCGATGGGCTCGATGTGGTGGCCGAAGCGGGCGCGAGCTGCATCATCCAGCCCGGCGGTTCGGTGCGCGACCAAGAGGTGATCGACGCCGCCAACGAGCGCGGGCTGGCGATGGTGTTTACCGGGGTGCGGCACTTCAGGCATTGA
- a CDS encoding helix-turn-helix domain-containing protein — MSTPSLPESVRANIEAYFKDLGANEPANMHDMLLRTVEKPLLEVVLGRCQGNQSRAAQWLGLNRNTLRKKLQEHGLLD, encoded by the coding sequence ATGAGCACCCCGAGCTTGCCCGAGAGCGTGCGCGCCAACATCGAAGCCTATTTCAAGGATTTGGGCGCCAACGAACCGGCCAATATGCACGATATGCTGCTGCGCACGGTGGAAAAACCCCTGCTCGAGGTGGTGCTGGGTCGTTGCCAAGGCAACCAATCGCGCGCGGCCCAGTGGCTGGGGTTGAACCGCAACACCTTGCGCAAAAAGCTGCAGGAACACGGTTTGCTCGATTGA
- the dusB gene encoding tRNA dihydrouridine synthase DusB, giving the protein MRIGPYTLVNRLFVAPMAGVTDRPFRILCKQLGAGYAVSEMISARPELRDSRKTLRRLDHVGEPGPIAVQIAGTDPAQMADAARANIDCGAQIIDINMGCPAKKVCHQWAGSALMQDEARALAIIEAVVAACQPHGVPVTLKMRTGWCQSAKNAPQLARAAEAAGVQMIALHGRTREQGYKGLAEHHTAASIKAELRIPVVANGDIDSPEQARAVLAATGCDALMIGRAAQGRPWLFREIAHFLATGTHLPAPTAPELARLLRAHLLDHYQLYGEHSGVRSARKHLGWYARSLPATVQQQADFRRAINCAESAGQQLRCVQDCFDSACTPDWRLAA; this is encoded by the coding sequence ATGCGCATCGGCCCCTACACACTCGTCAACCGTTTGTTCGTCGCCCCCATGGCGGGGGTGACGGATAGGCCCTTTCGCATCCTGTGCAAGCAGTTGGGGGCGGGTTACGCCGTGAGCGAGATGATCAGCGCCCGGCCCGAGTTGCGCGACAGCCGCAAGACCCTGCGCCGGCTCGACCACGTGGGCGAACCCGGCCCGATCGCGGTGCAGATCGCCGGCACCGACCCGGCGCAGATGGCCGACGCCGCGCGCGCCAACATCGACTGCGGGGCGCAGATCATCGACATCAACATGGGTTGCCCAGCCAAGAAGGTCTGCCACCAGTGGGCCGGTTCGGCCCTGATGCAAGACGAAGCACGCGCTTTGGCGATCATCGAGGCGGTGGTCGCGGCTTGCCAACCGCACGGCGTGCCGGTGACGCTCAAAATGCGCACCGGCTGGTGCCAAAGCGCCAAAAACGCGCCGCAACTGGCGCGCGCCGCTGAGGCGGCTGGGGTGCAGATGATCGCGCTGCATGGGCGCACGCGCGAGCAAGGCTACAAGGGCCTGGCCGAGCACCACACAGCCGCCTCGATCAAGGCCGAATTGCGCATCCCGGTGGTGGCCAACGGCGACATCGACAGCCCGGAACAGGCGCGCGCGGTGCTGGCCGCCACTGGCTGCGATGCGCTCATGATCGGCCGCGCCGCCCAAGGCCGGCCGTGGCTGTTTAGGGAAATCGCCCATTTTCTGGCAACCGGCACACATTTGCCGGCACCCACGGCGCCCGAGCTGGCCCGCTTGCTGCGCGCCCATTTGCTGGATCACTATCAGCTCTACGGCGAGCACAGCGGCGTGCGCAGTGCGCGCAAACACCTGGGCTGGTATGCGCGTTCGCTGCCCGCCACGGTGCAGCAGCAGGCCGACTTCAGGCGGGCCATCAACTGCGCCGAATCGGCCGGGCAACAACTGCGCTGCGTCCAAGATTGCTTCGACAGCGCCTGCACCCCCGACTGGAGGCTGGCTGCATGA
- a CDS encoding YqaA family protein codes for MEAVLWSILDALRLPQFGLSTVFVVAFLSATLLPLGSVPVVLGVIKLNPELYWPVMLVATAGNTLGGITNWLVGYGAHSAVDKVRGSATHVRALDWLKRFGPKACLLSWLPGIGDPLCAVAGWLRLPFWQCVPYMALGMFLRYITFITALLWLLPDEWAQTPG; via the coding sequence ATGGAAGCTGTGTTGTGGTCGATTTTAGATGCCTTGCGCCTGCCACAATTTGGGCTCAGCACGGTGTTCGTGGTGGCTTTTCTTTCGGCCACCCTGCTGCCCTTGGGCTCGGTGCCGGTGGTGCTGGGGGTCATCAAGCTCAACCCAGAACTGTATTGGCCCGTGATGCTGGTGGCCACCGCCGGCAACACCTTGGGCGGCATCACCAACTGGCTGGTTGGCTACGGCGCCCATTCGGCGGTGGACAAGGTGCGCGGCTCAGCCACCCACGTGCGCGCGCTGGATTGGCTGAAACGCTTTGGCCCCAAAGCCTGCCTGCTGAGCTGGCTACCCGGCATTGGCGACCCGCTGTGCGCCGTGGCCGGCTGGCTGCGGCTGCCGTTCTGGCAGTGCGTGCCCTACATGGCGCTGGGCATGTTTTTGCGCTACATCACCTTCATCACGGCTTTGCTGTGGTTGCTGCCCGACGAATGGGCGCAAACTCCGGGTTGA
- a CDS encoding Hpt domain-containing protein: MAEMKPEPLPPTALAADSVAQLPPCEQGAVQSLFDNDLALFLTFRAACIEQFEHDFRLAAALLAAQQDRAALVRLAHSLKGVLHTLGHTEIGALAHGLQVQAERADWAELQGQWTALRLRLVAAFGLDLAA; the protein is encoded by the coding sequence ATGGCTGAGATGAAACCCGAGCCGCTGCCACCGACTGCTTTGGCGGCGGACTCGGTGGCGCAGCTGCCCCCTTGCGAGCAGGGGGCCGTGCAGAGCTTGTTCGACAACGATTTGGCTTTGTTTCTAACTTTTCGAGCCGCCTGCATCGAGCAGTTCGAGCACGATTTTCGGCTGGCTGCCGCGCTGCTGGCGGCGCAGCAGGATCGGGCGGCGCTGGTGCGCTTGGCGCACAGCTTGAAGGGCGTTTTGCACACCTTGGGCCACACCGAAATCGGTGCCTTGGCACATGGTTTGCAAGTCCAAGCCGAGCGAGCCGATTGGGCCGAGTTGCAAGGGCAGTGGACGGCGTTGCGTCTGCGTCTGGTGGCCGCGTTCGGGCTCGATCTGGCTGCGTAA
- a CDS encoding helix-turn-helix domain-containing protein has protein sequence MNNTNNPVDMSSGAYFTTLEVAKMLGMAVRSVQLMVDRGDLQAWKTPGGHRRITRDSLERWIKGSRAGVTGVAAMHGGATLRPSGRRRHSVHVPRVLLIEDSVHFQNLVSSLVRQRFEGVELHVSADAIAGLVSFGHLQPDLIIVDILLPGMDGATLIAGLRSHALFGNCKLIVLTALDAAQREPYAHALQDVAVVHKPRLVQDLPPLIEAAMGHLLDDRSAEVSAIAPPALAAGGAVAPAPAKAAKAASKAKAAVATEARPQPANG, from the coding sequence ATGAACAATACAAACAACCCCGTTGACATGTCGTCTGGCGCGTATTTCACCACGCTGGAAGTTGCCAAAATGCTTGGTATGGCGGTGCGTTCGGTGCAACTGATGGTGGACCGGGGCGACTTGCAAGCTTGGAAAACCCCTGGCGGGCACCGGCGCATCACGCGCGACTCGCTCGAGCGCTGGATCAAGGGCAGCCGCGCCGGCGTGACCGGGGTGGCGGCCATGCACGGCGGCGCAACCCTGCGCCCGAGTGGGCGGCGGCGTCATTCGGTGCACGTGCCGCGCGTGCTGCTGATCGAAGACTCGGTGCATTTTCAGAACCTGGTCTCGTCGCTGGTGCGGCAACGCTTTGAAGGCGTAGAGTTGCACGTTTCGGCCGACGCCATTGCCGGCTTGGTTTCCTTCGGCCATTTGCAGCCCGACCTCATCATTGTCGACATTTTGTTGCCAGGCATGGATGGTGCCACGCTCATTGCGGGGCTGCGCAGCCACGCGCTGTTTGGCAACTGCAAGCTGATCGTGCTCACCGCGCTCGATGCGGCGCAGCGCGAACCCTATGCCCATGCCCTACAAGATGTGGCGGTGGTGCACAAACCGCGCCTGGTGCAAGACCTGCCGCCGCTGATCGAGGCGGCGATGGGCCATTTGCTTGACGATCGGAGCGCCGAGGTAAGCGCAATCGCTCCTCCTGCGTTGGCGGCGGGAGGTGCGGTGGCTCCAGCCCCTGCCAAGGCTGCCAAGGCCGCCAGCAAGGCCAAGGCGGCTGTGGCGACCGAAGCCCGGCCTCAGCCAGCGAATGGCTGA
- the ettA gene encoding energy-dependent translational throttle protein EttA, with amino-acid sequence MAQYVFSMNRVCKTVPPKRQILKDISLSFFPGAKIGVLGINGSGKSTLLKIMAGVDKEIEGEAIPMPGIRIGYLPQEPHINPEQTVREAVQEGIGGALAAKARLDEVYAAYAEPDADFDALAAEQAELEAVIAASGSENADLQLELAADALNLPPWEAQIKTLSGGEKRRVALCRLLLSRPDMLLLDEPTNHLDAESVHWLEQFLKRFSGTVVAITHDRYFLDNAAEWILELDRGHGIPYKGNYTDWLDQKERRLESEQRSEDARLRAMKEELKWVRANAKGRQAKSKARLARFEELSDVDYQRRNETNEIFIPVAERLGAQVIEFKHVRKSFGDRLLIDDLSFSVPAGAIVGIIGPNGAGKSTLFRMIQGVEQPDAGEIVIGKTAKLAFVDQSREALQGDKTVWEDVSGGLDNITVGKFIMPSRAYLGRFNFKGNDQQKLVKNLSGGERGRLHLAKTLALGGNVLMLDEPSNDLDVETLRALEEALLEFAGSAMVISHDRWFLDRICTHILAYEGESQWVFFDGNFTEYEADKQRRLGEEGARPKRVRFKSLA; translated from the coding sequence ATGGCCCAATACGTTTTCTCCATGAACCGCGTCTGCAAGACGGTGCCGCCCAAGCGCCAGATCTTGAAAGACATCTCGCTCAGCTTCTTCCCCGGCGCCAAGATCGGCGTGCTCGGCATCAACGGCTCGGGCAAATCGACCCTGCTCAAAATCATGGCCGGGGTGGACAAAGAGATCGAGGGCGAGGCCATCCCCATGCCGGGCATCCGCATCGGCTACCTGCCGCAGGAGCCGCACATCAACCCCGAGCAAACCGTGCGCGAGGCGGTGCAAGAGGGCATAGGCGGTGCGCTGGCGGCCAAGGCGCGGCTCGATGAGGTCTATGCCGCCTACGCCGAACCCGATGCCGACTTCGACGCCCTGGCCGCCGAGCAGGCCGAGCTGGAGGCGGTGATCGCCGCCTCCGGCTCCGAAAACGCCGACCTGCAACTCGAGCTCGCCGCCGACGCGCTCAACCTGCCGCCCTGGGAGGCGCAGATCAAAACCCTCTCGGGCGGCGAAAAACGCCGCGTCGCGCTGTGCCGATTGCTGCTAAGCCGGCCCGACATGCTGCTGCTCGACGAGCCCACCAACCACCTGGATGCCGAAAGCGTGCACTGGCTGGAGCAGTTCCTGAAACGCTTTTCAGGCACCGTGGTGGCCATCACCCACGATCGCTACTTCTTGGACAACGCCGCCGAGTGGATTTTGGAGCTCGACCGCGGCCACGGCATCCCCTACAAAGGCAACTACACCGACTGGCTGGACCAGAAAGAGCGCCGTTTGGAGAGCGAACAGCGCAGCGAAGACGCGCGCCTGCGCGCCATGAAAGAAGAGCTCAAGTGGGTGCGCGCCAACGCCAAGGGCCGCCAGGCCAAGAGCAAGGCGCGGCTGGCGCGTTTCGAGGAACTCTCCGACGTCGATTACCAGCGCCGCAACGAGACCAACGAGATCTTCATCCCGGTAGCCGAGCGCCTGGGTGCGCAGGTGATCGAGTTCAAGCACGTGCGCAAATCCTTCGGCGACCGGCTGCTGATCGACGACCTGAGCTTTAGCGTGCCGGCCGGGGCCATCGTGGGCATCATCGGGCCCAACGGGGCCGGCAAATCGACGCTGTTTCGCATGATCCAGGGCGTGGAGCAGCCCGACGCGGGCGAAATCGTGATCGGCAAGACCGCCAAACTGGCCTTTGTCGATCAAAGCCGCGAAGCGCTGCAAGGCGACAAAACGGTGTGGGAAGACGTGTCCGGCGGGCTCGACAACATCACCGTGGGCAAGTTCATCATGCCCAGCCGCGCCTACTTGGGGCGCTTCAACTTCAAGGGCAACGACCAGCAAAAGCTGGTGAAAAACCTCTCGGGTGGTGAGCGCGGGCGGCTGCACCTGGCCAAGACGCTGGCGCTGGGCGGCAACGTGCTGATGCTCGATGAACCCTCCAACGACCTCGACGTGGAAACCCTGCGCGCGCTCGAAGAGGCGCTGCTCGAATTTGCGGGCAGCGCGATGGTGATCTCGCACGACCGCTGGTTCCTGGACCGCATCTGCACCCACATCCTGGCCTACGAGGGCGAGAGCCAGTGGGTGTTTTTCGACGGCAACTTCACCGAGTACGAGGCCGACAAGCAGCGCCGCTTGGGCGAGGAGGGCGCACGGCCCAAGCGGGTGCGCTTCAAGTCGCTGGCTTAA